The region CGTCACTACCGAATAATTTCATTGTTCCATATCGCGATATTGGCGATTTGCCGGATTTTTTGGCGCAGGGCGTCCAAAATATCTTCGGTGGCGATTTGACCGGTTTTTATCTCACCGGTTCTTTGTCTTACGGCGATTTTGAACCGGGGCGCAGCGACATTGATTTGGCCGCGGTTTTGGAAAAACCGGCGCAACCCGATCAAATCGACAAAATCAGAAAATTGCATCAGGCGGCCGAACAAAAATTTAATCAATGGGCGGGAAGAATCGAATGTTCTTATGTTCCGCGATCGATGCTGGCCGAGGTTTTGCCGCCGAAAGAGCCGCGGCCATACTTTGGCGCCGGTATTTTTTATCCCGCCGCGCCTTACGGCAACGAATGGCTTATCAACCGGCATTTTCTTTACCAAAACGGGATCGCGCTTTTGGGGCCGGATTTTAGAACGCTGGCGGCGCCGGTGGCAACGGCGGATTTAAGAGAGGCGTGCGTTCGGGATTTGCGCGAAGAGTGGGCGCCCAAAATCAACGACGAGAATTTCTTGAATAACAGCCATTGCCAATCGTATGTTGTTTTGAATTTATGCCGGATTCTTTATGCCGTTGCCAACGGCGAAGCGGTTTCCAAAAAAGCCGCGGCCGAATGGGCAAAATCCGAATATCCGCAATGGAAAGATTTGGTAGAAACCGCCGAAAGCTGGGGTTATGGAATAGAAATGGAACGCCAAAATGAAACAATCGGGTTTATAAAATTTGCCGTCGCCAAAGCGAATCCGTTGAATAGCGGCAGTTCTTGACAATATTGAGTGGTGATATACAATGTAATTATATTGTATATATTATAATCAAAACCAATATGAGCGAGGTAATTAATTTTCGAGTTGATAAAAAAGTGAAAAGCGAAGCGCAAGCGATTGCCAAAAAAATGGGGCTTAATTTGAGCGATGTAATGAATCTTTTATTGCGCCAGATAGTTCGCGATAAAACGATTGAAATTAGACCAAGAGAATTGACTAAAAAAGTGAAATTGGCGGTGCATGTGCCGGTGGCGCACGCCGATGTTGTGCGCCGGGCGCTGGGGGTGGCGGGCGCGGGGAGGATCGGGAATTATGGTTTTTGCTCGTTTTCATGCCGGGGAACGGGGCGGTTTTGGGGAAACGAAAAATCCCATCCGGCCATCGGCAAGGCAGGCAAGCTGGAAACCGCCCAAGAAGAACGGATCGAAGTCACGGTGCCGCGCGCGATTTTGCAAGAAGTGATCGCGAAGATGAAATCCGTCCACCCTTACGAAGAACCCACATTCGATATTTACCCGATTGAAAACTGATTATGAACGGAATTAATCAACCAAATCAAAAAATTGATAAAAAAGGAATGTTTTGCGAATGGGAGCGAATGGTTTTACAGTATTCATTTGTTGGCGGTGGAAAAATTTGCCAAGGAGCTTTTGGGAAAATTGCCCAAGGCGGATAAAGAATTGGTGATGCTGGGGGTTTGGTTGCACGATTTGCAACGGGTGCGTGGAATAAAAGGTGATCATGTGAAAATTGGCGCGACAGAAGCGGGCAAGACCATGGAACAAATTGGATATGGGCAAGAAGCGATTGAGCGCGTTAAGGAAACAATTTTGGCGCATAGCTACGATGGCAAAGTCCGGCCCAAAACATTGGAAGGCAAGATTTTGGCGACCGCGGACGCGATGTCGCACTTTACCAATGATTTTTATTTGGAAATTGCGGTTATGGGTCGGCGTGATGTAAAAGGTTTCAAAAAATGGGCTTTGGAAAAAATAGAACGCGATTATCACAAAAAAATATTTTTCCCTTTTGCCAAAAAAATTGTCGCCAAACACTATCGTGCTTTGAAAGAATTTCTAACGATGGGAGGATGAGGTTTGTTTTCCGCTTTGTGATGAAAATATAGGATAACTTTTAATTACGAAACCGTTGAATTCAAATACTTTTAAAGGGGTCTAACCCCTGCGATTACACAGGGGATAGACCCCAAAATACAAAGCGTTTCGTAATTTAAGGAAATAAATTGGATATGGCGCAACAAACAAAAATCAAGGCGATACTTTTTGATTTTCACGGGGTGCTGGTTTTTCGGAAAAAAGATTACCGGCCGGATTCTGTGGCTGACGGGATTGATTCGATGATCGGCGATTGCGTTAATGACGCGGAATTCAAGGCGCGGGCGATGGGAAAATATGGATTGAACGAAAAAGAATTCCAATCGGTTTTGGATCGGATTGTCGACAAATATGAAAAATTTGCGGAATTATGGGAATTGTTGCCTCAATTGAGGAAAAAATACAAATTGGCGATAATCAACAACGGGACTTTTTTGACAGTGCCAAAATTTGACGCCAAATTTTCGATTTACGGCAGTTTTGATCTTTTCGTGTCGTCGGCGCTGGAAGGCGTGAAAAAACCGGATGCCAGAATTTTTTTGCCGACCGCGCAAAAATTGGGCGTTGTTCCCGAAGAGTGTTTGTTTATGGATGACACGAAAATAAATATCAAAGGCGCGGCGGCGGTTGGTATGGAAACGATATGGTGGGAGAACAAGGAAACCGGTTTCGAGAAATTTTTGGAAACCATAGGGGTTGACAAATTATTGTAATAAATTACAATGATTATTGTATATAATTACAATAATACCGATCCTATGATTTCTTTCAAATCGCAGATCGCGGTTAAAGTGTTGGGATATTTCTTTTTAAACCCCGAAAGCCGCCGTTATATCAACGAATTGGCGGATTTGCTGGCAGTTGATCCGGGGAATTTGTCGCGTAAATTAATTGAATTGGAAAAAGAAAAAATTATGGCCAGCGACCGGCGGGGAAACCAAAGATACTATTTTTTAAACAAGGATTATCCTTTGCTGCGGGAAGTAAAAAAAATGTTTGATGTCGATTTTGGATTGCCGCGCATCATTGAAAAAAAACTTGGGAAATTAAAAGGATTGGATCATGCTTATATTTACGGTTCTTGGGCCAAAAACGCGATGGATAAGGAAAGCGATATTGATCTTTTGCTGGTTGGCTCCCATTCTTCGTTGGAAGCCAAGAGGCGTTTGTTGCCTTTGCAAAAAGAAATTGGACGGGAAATCAGCGTGGTTGATATGGGCCAAAAGGAATTTAAACAAGCGATGGTCGAAGGCGATCCGTTTATTAAAAACATATTTTCGGATAAAATAATTGAATTGGCGACAAAGTAAATGTTTGAGCGTTTTAAATTCACCGCCGTACAGATCGCGAATTACCGCCGGTCGGCCGAACGCGATTTGGCAATCGCCCGCAAATCGGATATCTCCGAGGTTGCTTTCCGGTTTTCTTATGACGCGTTGTTGAAACTGGCCACTGCGATTTGCGCGTACAAATCTTTACGGGTGAAGGCGCGGCAGGGCCATCATATCGAGTTAATCAAGAAATTGGCGGAAATCATCGGCGATTCGGAAATCGAAGTTTTGGGAAACCAAATGCGGGCCAAACGGAATTGGGATTTGTATGGCGGCGGCGCGCTGATCTCAAAAAAAGAGGCCAAAGAATATTCCGATTGGATTGCCTTAATATTCGTCAAAGCCCAAGAATATTTTGATGGCAAAAACCAAAGGTTGGGATTATAAGATACGGTCGTTGTTGAAAGCGGGATTTTTTTGATATACTATTGATTAACTTGAATATCACTCAACCCTAAAATAAAGCTAAATTTAAGGGTTCGGCTATTCAACTTAATTAGAGAGGGTCAATAATAAAAAACATGAGTTTTTTGTTGTTCAAATAAACACAAACAAATAACTAAAAACAAATGGATATTGAACAAGTTAAAATTTGCCAGAGTTGCGGCATGCCGATGGAATCCGCGGAAGATTTCGGTCTCAATGCCGATGGAAGTAAAAACAAGGAGTACTGCCAATTTTGCTGGCAGGACGGTGAGTTTACCGCGAAAGTTGAATTGCCGGAATTTATTGACGCGCAAGTCAAGATCGCGGTGGAAAAAATGGGAATGGATGAATCCGAGGCCCGCGCCGTGGCCGAGACGACTTTGCCCGAGCTTGATCGCTGGCGCGCCATTTAGAATTTTTTTTAAAAAATAAATATATGAAGACAATATTTAAGGTTTTGGTTTTTGTTTTGGCGGTAATGTTGTTGGGGGCGTTGGCGATATTTTTCGCGCCCGGGAAAAACGCGCCGGTGGTTGAAGCGCCCGAACAAACGGGAAACGGCGGCGGCGATGCGGCCGCCGATGAAATTTATTGCAATCAATATGATCCCCAAGATTGCCCGCAAAAATGCGTTATTTGCCCGCCATGCGAGGTTTGCAGTTCAATCCAATGCCGCGCCAAAGCGTCTTGCGCGGCAATGGGTTTTGACGAAAATTGGTACAAGGAAAATGTAGCACCCGTTGAAAAACCGGCGCCGGATGGCGGCGGGCAAGCGCCGAATGCCGGCATGGCCAATCCGGCGTCGGTTTATTGTATCGATCAAGGCGGCAAACTGGAAATTCGCGAAGGCGGCGGCGGGCAATACGGCGTTTGCGTGATGCCCGATGCCACCGAATGCGACGAATGGGAATTTTTCCGCACGCAAAAATGCGGCGGAAGCGCCGGCGGCGATAATGGTTCGGCCGGCCAAACTTGCGGTCGGGAAAATTGCCACGGTTTGGAAATTGTTTGCGGGTCCAATCCGGCCGAAATTTGCACCATGGAATATCGATTGGGCGACAAATGTCTGCGTTATGTGAATTGCGGCATTGTTGACGGCGTTTGCCAAGAAATTAAGAACGCGGCGTTTGACGCGTGCAAAGTCTGCGTCCAAAAATGCGAAACCGATTTTGCCAACGACCCGCAAAAATCTTTTGATTGCGAAAGCAACTGCGAATAGAAAAATATGGAATATATCGACAGAATATATGGAAAAACGGAGATTAACGATCCGGCGGTATTGGAATTGGTCGGCTGCCCGACAATCCAGCGGTTGAAAAAGATCGACCAGGCCGGATACTTCACGCCTTTCTACCCGGGAACCGAACAAAGCCGGTTTGAACATTCGGTGGGGGTTTATTTGTTGTTGAAAAATTACGGTGCGCCAATCGAAGAACAGATTGCCGGACTGATCCACGACGCGTCGCATTCGGCGTTTTCGCATTGCGTGGATTATGTTTTGGCTGCGGGATCGGAATCCGAGCAAAGCCATCAGGATAATGTTTTCGATGAGTTCGTGCGGCGGTCGGAAATTCTGTCGATACTGAAAAAATATTCAATCGATCCGGAATATATTCTTGACCAAACCAATTTCCCGCTTGAAGAAACCGATTTGCCCGATCTTTGCGCGGACCGCATCGATTATTCCTTGCGCACCGCGCGGGTTTTCGGTGAAATCGAAAGCGCGGATTATTTTTTGGAGAATCTGGAAGCGGAAAAGCAAAAATGGGTTTTTAAAGACTTTGAAAGCGCCAAAGGTTTCGCGAAGATGTTTTTTAAAATGAACGCGAGGTATTATTCCGGTCTGTTTTCCGCGGTAATGTTCCGCGCGGTGGGCGATTATCTGCGTTACGCGCTGGAAAAGGGATATATCAACGAGGCCGATTTGTATTCCACGGATGAGGAAGCGCTGGCCAAGATCGCGCGGTTCCACGACAAGGACGGGGAATTGTCAAAATTGTTCGACCGGATGAACAATAAAATCGGATTCAGAAACGATCCCGCCGACTATGATGTCTTAGTCGCTTGCAAGTCGCGCGCGGTCGATCCGCTGTTTCGCGCGGATGGCATAATCAAAAGAGTTTCGGAAGCCGATGGCGAATGGAAAAAGATATTGGAAGCCGAATCCAAGCCCAAAATATATTTCATCAAATTCGACAAATGAAATGTTCTGATTGACATAAACTTTGGCATGGGGTAAATTAAAGTTAATCTTAAGATAAACTTTATGGAAACAAAAAATCAAATAATCGGCCTTAAAGAATTGCGCGAAAATACGGATTTTTATATTAACGCCGTTAAAAATGGCGGGTCTTTCGTCGTGGTCAGGAAGTCAAAGCCAGTTTTCAGAATATCCTCCGCGGATGAAGACGAGGGTTTATGGG is a window of Candidatus Nealsonbacteria bacterium DGGOD1a DNA encoding:
- a CDS encoding DUF4111 domain-containing protein, which translates into the protein MPPKKKRWPTMNTLMASLPNNFIVPYRDIGDLPDFLAQGVQNIFGGDLTGFYLTGSLSYGDFEPGRSDIDLAAVLEKPAQPDQIDKIRKLHQAAEQKFNQWAGRIECSYVPRSMLAEVLPPKEPRPYFGAGIFYPAAPYGNEWLINRHFLYQNGIALLGPDFRTLAAPVATADLREACVRDLREEWAPKINDENFLNNSHCQSYVVLNLCRILYAVANGEAVSKKAAAEWAKSEYPQWKDLVETAESWGYGIEMERQNETIGFIKFAVAKANPLNSGSS
- a CDS encoding type II toxin-antitoxin system RelB/DinJ family antitoxin; protein product: MSEVINFRVDKKVKSEAQAIAKKMGLNLSDVMNLLLRQIVRDKTIEIRPRELTKKVKLAVHVPVAHADVVRRALGVAGAGRIGNYGFCSFSCRGTGRFWGNEKSHPAIGKAGKLETAQEERIEVTVPRAILQEVIAKMKSVHPYEEPTFDIYPIEN
- a CDS encoding HD domain-containing protein, which translates into the protein MIKKECFANGSEWFYSIHLLAVEKFAKELLGKLPKADKELVMLGVWLHDLQRVRGIKGDHVKIGATEAGKTMEQIGYGQEAIERVKETILAHSYDGKVRPKTLEGKILATADAMSHFTNDFYLEIAVMGRRDVKGFKKWALEKIERDYHKKIFFPFAKKIVAKHYRALKEFLTMGG
- a CDS encoding HAD-IA family hydrolase; translated protein: MAQQTKIKAILFDFHGVLVFRKKDYRPDSVADGIDSMIGDCVNDAEFKARAMGKYGLNEKEFQSVLDRIVDKYEKFAELWELLPQLRKKYKLAIINNGTFLTVPKFDAKFSIYGSFDLFVSSALEGVKKPDARIFLPTAQKLGVVPEECLFMDDTKINIKGAAAVGMETIWWENKETGFEKFLETIGVDKLL
- a CDS encoding nucleotidyltransferase domain-containing protein, which codes for MIIVYNYNNTDPMISFKSQIAVKVLGYFFLNPESRRYINELADLLAVDPGNLSRKLIELEKEKIMASDRRGNQRYYFLNKDYPLLREVKKMFDVDFGLPRIIEKKLGKLKGLDHAYIYGSWAKNAMDKESDIDLLLVGSHSSLEAKRRLLPLQKEIGREISVVDMGQKEFKQAMVEGDPFIKNIFSDKIIELATK
- a CDS encoding zinc ribbon domain-containing protein: MDIEQVKICQSCGMPMESAEDFGLNADGSKNKEYCQFCWQDGEFTAKVELPEFIDAQVKIAVEKMGMDESEARAVAETTLPELDRWRAI
- a CDS encoding DUF333 domain-containing protein is translated as MKTIFKVLVFVLAVMLLGALAIFFAPGKNAPVVEAPEQTGNGGGDAAADEIYCNQYDPQDCPQKCVICPPCEVCSSIQCRAKASCAAMGFDENWYKENVAPVEKPAPDGGGQAPNAGMANPASVYCIDQGGKLEIREGGGGQYGVCVMPDATECDEWEFFRTQKCGGSAGGDNGSAGQTCGRENCHGLEIVCGSNPAEICTMEYRLGDKCLRYVNCGIVDGVCQEIKNAAFDACKVCVQKCETDFANDPQKSFDCESNCE
- a CDS encoding type II toxin-antitoxin system prevent-host-death family antitoxin; its protein translation is METKNQIIGLKELRENTDFYINAVKNGGSFVVVRKSKPVFRISSADEDEGLWETAIDFTKIKKGGVHIDEILSRL